Proteins encoded together in one Thermococcus sp. CX2 window:
- a CDS encoding ferritin family protein, with protein sequence MNLGELLEKLIWQENELYNLYKLGETFATYERPEFVETFRLIAEEELRHRKTLEDMLSGGTLEGTAVIEYLDSLSLEPMLSDERAEPESLEELILEALVREKHSYELYTKLSEILDGSLSQIFRMMASEELKHAYRLRLVYEGL encoded by the coding sequence ATGAACCTTGGGGAGCTGCTTGAAAAGCTCATCTGGCAGGAGAACGAGCTCTACAACCTGTACAAGCTCGGCGAAACGTTCGCCACCTACGAAAGGCCCGAGTTCGTCGAGACGTTCCGTCTCATAGCCGAGGAGGAACTGAGGCACAGGAAGACCCTCGAGGACATGCTCTCAGGGGGAACCCTTGAAGGAACGGCGGTGATAGAATACCTTGACTCCCTGAGCCTTGAACCCATGCTGAGCGACGAGAGGGCCGAGCCAGAAAGCCTTGAAGAGCTGATACTGGAAGCCCTCGTGAGAGAAAAGCACTCTTACGAGCTCTACACAAAGCTCTCTGAAATCCTGGACGGTTCCCTGAGTCAGATCTTCCGAATGATGGCCAGCGAGGAGCTCAAGCACGCCTACAGGCTCAGGCTGGTCTACGAGGGGCTTTGA
- a CDS encoding HAD-IIA family hydrolase, with amino-acid sequence MIGIIFDMDGVMYRGKKPIDGAREVINFLKENGIPFAFFTNNSTKNARMYREKLLGMGIDVEEERIVTSGYATARYLETHFEEGPIFVIGGKGLQEEIKKIGWPVISVEEARERWREIQYVVVGLDPALTYEKLKYGTLAIRNGAHFIGTNPDTTYPTEEGLYPGAGSVIAALKASTEREPLIIGKPNEPAYEVVMEKLGDVDEVWMVGDRLDTDIAFAKRFGMKAVMVLTGVSTLKDVEKSEVKPDLILPSVGELLEYLKVKVEASK; translated from the coding sequence ATGATTGGCATAATATTCGACATGGACGGCGTGATGTATCGGGGCAAGAAGCCCATAGATGGCGCGCGGGAGGTAATAAACTTCCTGAAAGAAAACGGCATCCCCTTCGCCTTTTTCACCAACAACTCCACCAAGAACGCCCGGATGTACCGTGAGAAGCTCCTCGGGATGGGAATAGACGTCGAGGAAGAGCGAATCGTCACCTCAGGCTACGCTACTGCCAGATACCTTGAGACCCACTTTGAGGAGGGGCCGATCTTCGTCATCGGTGGGAAAGGGCTCCAAGAGGAAATAAAGAAGATAGGCTGGCCGGTGATAAGCGTCGAGGAAGCGAGGGAGAGATGGAGGGAAATCCAATACGTCGTGGTCGGCCTTGACCCGGCCCTAACCTACGAGAAGCTCAAGTACGGAACGCTCGCCATAAGGAACGGGGCGCACTTCATAGGAACCAATCCCGACACAACTTACCCCACTGAGGAGGGCCTCTACCCTGGAGCCGGCTCGGTAATAGCGGCACTGAAAGCCTCAACCGAAAGGGAGCCCCTGATAATCGGCAAGCCCAACGAGCCGGCCTACGAGGTAGTTATGGAGAAGCTTGGAGATGTGGACGAGGTCTGGATGGTCGGGGACAGGCTCGATACAGACATAGCCTTTGCCAAGAGATTCGGCATGAAAGCGGTGATGGTTTTAACCGGTGTCAGCACGCTGAAGGACGTCGAGAAGAGCGAGGTAAAACCCGACCTGATCCTCCCGAGCGTGGGGGAGCTCCTCGAATACCTGAAAGTCAAAGTGGAGGCTTCCAAATGA
- a CDS encoding TasA family protein, with protein sequence MRHQKIVLVGALLLLVALAGFSRSLFTDVALSENNEISSGEFDIGISKDGERFYNDLKLFDFSDLKPGDERTVTFYVKNRGDLEVSRITMTIYVNDLEDGALSPAEKEVDNTTDRGELSGYLVITGLSVQHGNITTDLTEVAGKTLKELDRKEVELFKGSLEEGEVLKVVMRIRFSPEAGNECQTDKVEVDMKINAEQ encoded by the coding sequence ATGAGACACCAGAAGATAGTATTAGTTGGGGCCCTTCTGTTGCTGGTTGCGCTCGCGGGGTTCTCCCGCTCCCTCTTCACAGACGTTGCTCTCTCGGAGAACAACGAGATCTCCTCCGGGGAGTTCGACATAGGCATAAGCAAGGATGGGGAAAGATTCTACAACGACCTCAAGCTCTTCGACTTCTCGGATTTAAAGCCGGGCGACGAGAGGACAGTAACATTCTACGTGAAGAACCGCGGAGACCTCGAGGTTTCGAGGATTACGATGACCATTTACGTTAACGATTTAGAGGACGGTGCCCTCTCTCCCGCCGAGAAGGAGGTCGACAACACCACAGATAGGGGCGAGCTGAGCGGCTATCTCGTGATAACCGGCCTCTCGGTACAGCACGGGAATATAACCACAGACCTGACGGAGGTAGCGGGCAAAACCCTGAAAGAACTCGACAGGAAGGAGGTAGAGCTCTTCAAAGGCTCCCTGGAAGAGGGCGAGGTGCTAAAGGTCGTCATGAGGATAAGGTTCTCACCAGAAGCAGGCAACGAGTGCCAGACCGACAAAGTGGAAGTAGACATGAAAATAAACGCCGAGCAGTGA
- a CDS encoding DUF1616 domain-containing protein — MKLKDYWDLLIILALSLILDLLIAFFPDSLLRKALGLAFVLFFPGYVFITALFPNRKELDNLERLALSFGLSIAIVPLIGLALNYTPWGIRLIPILISLTIFNVAFSLIAIYRRAKAFEPWIPWITLERIKDELEWEESSKLDKALTVILIIAIITSIGTLGYVITHPKPGEAFTEFYILGPEGKAAGYPTELRVGQEGRVIIGIVNHEHRNVTYYVQIWLVNLTWDNTTNTTIIYEMYPMYEFNVTLPDVPVNIEGNWTPQFETNYTFSIDRPGQWQVWFLLFKDEPPELPPAPPDGNYAETDARNLILEAINGTIQSLKLNVKVIP; from the coding sequence ATGAAGCTCAAAGACTACTGGGATCTGCTCATAATCCTCGCCCTGTCGTTGATCCTCGACCTCCTGATAGCCTTCTTCCCGGACAGCCTGCTCAGAAAAGCCCTCGGATTAGCCTTCGTCCTCTTCTTCCCGGGATACGTCTTCATAACCGCCCTCTTCCCCAACAGGAAGGAGCTCGACAACCTCGAGAGGCTTGCCCTCAGCTTCGGTCTCAGCATAGCCATCGTCCCGCTCATAGGCTTGGCCTTAAACTACACTCCCTGGGGAATAAGGCTCATCCCGATACTCATCAGCCTAACGATTTTCAACGTCGCCTTCTCGCTCATCGCCATATACCGCAGGGCAAAGGCCTTCGAACCGTGGATTCCATGGATAACGCTCGAGAGGATAAAGGATGAGCTCGAGTGGGAGGAGTCGAGCAAGCTCGACAAGGCCCTCACGGTGATCCTAATAATCGCCATCATAACCTCCATTGGAACGCTGGGCTACGTCATAACCCACCCGAAGCCCGGCGAGGCCTTCACGGAGTTCTACATCCTCGGGCCGGAGGGCAAGGCCGCCGGTTACCCAACCGAGCTGAGGGTCGGCCAGGAGGGAAGGGTGATAATAGGCATAGTGAACCACGAGCATAGGAACGTCACCTACTACGTCCAGATATGGCTCGTCAACCTGACGTGGGACAACACGACCAACACGACGATAATCTACGAAATGTACCCGATGTACGAGTTCAACGTCACCCTGCCAGACGTCCCCGTCAACATCGAGGGCAACTGGACGCCCCAGTTCGAGACCAACTACACCTTCAGCATAGACAGACCTGGCCAGTGGCAGGTCTGGTTCCTCCTCTTCAAGGACGAGCCGCCAGAGCTCCCGCCGGCACCGCCGGACGGGAACTACGCCGAAACCGATGCTAGGAATCTCATCCTTGAGGCAATAAACGGCACGATACAGAGCCTCAAGCTCAACGTGAAGGTAATCCCCTGA
- a CDS encoding DUF58 domain-containing protein, with translation MKRAEVLLSLAAVVSAVAYLTGSPAAALTAVGIMAHYSLARLSFEPNVRVERTVPNRGTEKEPAKARIKVENLSRVKGLLRIRETSRRVFAKELKVFLNPGERKYLEQTIVPQSKGRITLKAEATFEDELGLFKRDFQVVEHGEMTVFPSPKSIREALKERRQVEALAEAESALGIGAETLDFEELREFLPGDDITKIDWKATSRLNTLIVRVFKRETLADVYLLVNVDSKFRRELKAGKIDYLVLIITQLFTYFRRFGHSVKLIAYDENDIVKVIEYARDPLTAISELGLRGERGLPPLKPAGISSPSKMGRLILKMKRGSTASGPLKAAMKVENGAYVIMVDDLGLHPGEILKAARVLERKGSKAALIYPNPILFVNKDELTEREIEILYRGYRERKAIMRKVMNGIRVVEVGPKDVLPRVVGRL, from the coding sequence ATGAAAAGGGCGGAAGTCCTGCTCTCCCTCGCGGCGGTGGTCTCAGCGGTCGCTTACCTGACGGGCAGCCCAGCGGCGGCGCTAACGGCGGTCGGGATCATGGCCCACTACTCCCTTGCCAGGCTGAGCTTCGAGCCCAACGTCAGGGTCGAGAGAACTGTCCCCAACAGGGGGACGGAGAAGGAACCTGCAAAAGCCAGAATCAAAGTCGAGAACCTCTCGCGGGTTAAGGGCCTCCTGAGGATACGGGAAACTTCGAGGCGTGTCTTTGCGAAGGAGCTTAAAGTATTCCTGAATCCCGGTGAGAGAAAGTACCTCGAACAGACGATAGTGCCCCAGTCAAAGGGCAGGATAACACTCAAGGCAGAGGCAACATTTGAGGACGAGCTTGGGCTGTTCAAGAGGGACTTCCAGGTAGTCGAGCACGGAGAAATGACTGTCTTTCCGTCGCCGAAGAGCATAAGGGAGGCCCTTAAGGAAAGGCGCCAGGTCGAAGCCCTGGCCGAAGCGGAGAGCGCGCTTGGAATCGGTGCGGAAACCCTCGACTTCGAGGAGCTGAGGGAGTTCCTCCCGGGGGACGACATAACCAAGATCGACTGGAAGGCCACGTCGAGGCTCAACACCCTCATAGTCAGGGTCTTCAAGAGGGAAACCCTGGCCGATGTGTACCTGCTCGTCAACGTGGACAGTAAGTTCCGGAGGGAGCTCAAGGCTGGTAAAATAGACTACCTCGTCCTGATAATCACCCAGCTCTTCACCTACTTCAGAAGGTTCGGCCACAGCGTGAAGCTGATAGCCTACGACGAGAACGACATCGTCAAGGTGATTGAGTACGCGAGGGACCCGTTAACCGCAATCTCCGAGCTCGGGCTCAGGGGCGAGAGGGGCTTGCCTCCGCTCAAACCCGCAGGAATATCGTCTCCCTCAAAGATGGGCAGGTTGATCTTGAAGATGAAGCGCGGCTCCACCGCCTCCGGTCCGCTCAAGGCTGCCATGAAGGTCGAGAACGGGGCATATGTGATAATGGTCGATGACCTGGGCCTCCACCCGGGAGAGATACTAAAGGCGGCAAGGGTGCTTGAGAGAAAGGGCTCAAAGGCGGCCCTCATATATCCAAACCCAATCCTCTTCGTCAACAAGGACGAACTCACCGAGAGGGAGATAGAGATCCTCTACCGCGGCTACCGCGAGAGGAAGGCCATCATGAGGAAGGTCATGAACGGAATAAGGGTCGTTGAAGTGGGCCCCAAAGATGTGCTTCCGAGGGTGGTGGGTAGACTGTGA
- a CDS encoding MoxR family ATPase, which produces MILEKIKAEVGKAIVGMDDVVELMTIALIANGHILLEGVPGIAKTTLSKNFAQTLGLKFSRIQMTPDILPADIIGHTFYDMRTGEFKIRKGPIFANVVLVDEINRASPKTQSALLEAMEERQVTIEGLPLKLPEPFIVLATRNPVEMEGVYELPTAQVDRFMMKIDLTYLPEESEKAMLRRKNRGEFSEASQVVPVSELAKARREAMKVHVSDAIIDYIYSIVRETRLDERVIIGASPRAGEHLLYAAKVKAYLEGRSYVIPDDVKELSVPVLAHRVVVKPEYEVDGIDGKAVVREVLERIEVPTE; this is translated from the coding sequence ATGATACTCGAGAAGATTAAGGCCGAGGTTGGAAAGGCCATAGTCGGAATGGACGATGTGGTCGAGCTGATGACGATAGCGCTGATAGCCAACGGCCACATACTCCTGGAGGGAGTCCCGGGAATAGCGAAAACGACCCTGAGCAAGAACTTCGCCCAGACTCTTGGACTGAAGTTCTCGAGGATACAGATGACGCCGGACATACTGCCGGCAGACATAATCGGCCACACCTTTTACGACATGCGCACGGGAGAGTTTAAGATAAGGAAGGGCCCGATATTCGCCAACGTGGTTTTGGTCGACGAGATAAACCGCGCGTCGCCCAAGACTCAGAGCGCTCTGCTCGAGGCGATGGAGGAGCGGCAGGTCACCATAGAGGGCCTCCCTCTCAAACTCCCGGAGCCATTCATCGTCCTCGCAACCAGGAACCCCGTGGAGATGGAGGGAGTCTATGAACTCCCCACGGCACAGGTGGACAGGTTCATGATGAAGATCGACCTCACTTACCTCCCAGAGGAGAGCGAGAAGGCCATGCTCAGGAGAAAGAACCGCGGTGAGTTCTCGGAGGCAAGCCAGGTCGTCCCCGTGAGCGAGCTGGCTAAGGCCAGGCGGGAAGCCATGAAGGTTCACGTGAGTGATGCGATAATCGACTACATCTACTCCATCGTCAGAGAAACCAGGCTCGACGAGAGGGTCATCATCGGAGCGTCGCCGAGAGCTGGAGAACATCTCCTCTACGCCGCCAAGGTCAAAGCCTACCTTGAAGGGAGAAGCTACGTCATCCCGGACGACGTCAAGGAGCTCTCCGTTCCCGTCCTCGCCCACAGGGTTGTCGTCAAACCGGAGTACGAGGTGGACGGCATCGACGGAAAGGCGGTAGTGAGGGAAGTCCTCGAAAGGATAGAGGTGCCAACGGAATGA
- a CDS encoding DUF4350 domain-containing protein yields the protein MNKTIKYLTLILLIFTLITMPLTVPLFKSSTQYSAFNTDWDGISNFVRLIHEDGRQIVPIFESFDIANISGKNGVLLIVGPNMTFTDAEIEQLKAFVERGNTLFIADDFGTGNEILRALNLSVSISSYPLRDFFYEEDDRLIVSVRIEDPILARNVTKIVTNEPSAVLVTGGSAVYASKVAMINFQRRQYSLLTEVEYGEGRVVILADPDVLINQLYDENEPFLRNLVEYLGGDTFYIDEAHHPDFNLYTAGTVTITRILPKELAVKLILAIGILILLKELGTFRVIGRLLWRPISRFFGKRKSPEELALALARERGWDEKEVMEMLERMGG from the coding sequence GTGAATAAAACCATCAAGTACCTCACCCTCATCCTCCTCATTTTCACCCTCATTACCATGCCCCTAACGGTGCCCCTCTTCAAGAGCTCTACCCAGTACAGCGCCTTCAACACGGACTGGGACGGCATCTCGAACTTCGTCAGGCTGATCCACGAGGACGGAAGGCAGATCGTTCCGATCTTTGAATCCTTCGACATAGCCAATATCAGTGGCAAAAACGGCGTTCTACTTATCGTCGGCCCCAACATGACGTTCACAGACGCCGAGATAGAGCAGCTCAAGGCATTCGTGGAGCGTGGAAACACTCTTTTCATAGCGGACGACTTCGGCACCGGCAACGAGATACTGCGTGCCCTCAACCTGTCCGTTAGCATATCCAGCTATCCGCTCCGCGACTTCTTCTATGAGGAAGACGACAGGCTGATAGTGTCCGTGAGAATAGAGGATCCCATACTGGCCAGGAACGTCACCAAAATAGTCACCAACGAGCCCTCGGCAGTTCTCGTGACGGGAGGCAGTGCGGTCTACGCGAGCAAGGTGGCTATGATAAACTTCCAGAGGAGGCAGTACTCCCTCCTGACGGAGGTCGAATACGGAGAGGGAAGGGTTGTAATCCTGGCAGACCCGGACGTCCTGATAAACCAGCTCTACGACGAGAACGAGCCATTCCTGAGGAACCTCGTCGAGTACCTTGGCGGAGATACTTTCTACATCGACGAGGCCCATCACCCGGACTTCAACCTATACACCGCTGGAACGGTGACGATAACGAGGATCCTTCCCAAAGAGCTGGCCGTTAAGCTCATACTCGCCATCGGCATTCTGATACTCCTTAAGGAGCTTGGAACCTTCAGGGTCATAGGGAGGCTGCTCTGGAGGCCAATCTCACGCTTCTTCGGGAAGAGGAAAAGCCCCGAAGAGCTCGCCTTAGCTTTGGCGAGGGAGCGGGGCTGGGATGAGAAAGAGGTAATGGAGATGCTTGAAAGGATGGGTGGTTGA
- a CDS encoding Ig-like domain-containing protein, whose amino-acid sequence MRKLSVLIIALLLIGSIPLISSKAVEEPTQRDVFLYEYFSQVIVQFEYSLKYALVNESYGLALANTTLNELELIRLEALYYQEKGVDSKVMEVFPPFYEFSRNLVTINELLLEFHKTQNPAIIAGIKGTALNMESLLDEIDTLELMNGTEVLKFNTKKVRGYLNEIIEKVSSEKLPSGRFEIGISDSEPILYQRVTIFGSCPGNGTVTVVITGKNFTSFIIVNPQNGLFSANYRFKELGTYTIYATQGGMKSNTLNVTVGKIPSLFLVESVYSTFLNQTLVLSGRLVDYYGHPLEGREITVGDETLVTGPDGGFAKSYYSSKAVTFQVPLRFAGDGTHTGTSEIVTVEFRRFPVTITLNGPGEITLGQRVTFTGKTEPDIALPLTVYVNDTPQFSIGAENGTFSFTVEPQSPGQLRVYVAFAGSEVYDRATSNVVVLNVVPPENMLPRYIAIALLSLLLALAIVIVRRRERKTISPAPQRVAEAVPVKHEVIREEKIPEDVGEAYKLLREKLKDRFGISESLTPREVLRILRDWEFYTDLEAVTRLHEKAVYGEISLSEEELREFRERLEKLLRGGSGE is encoded by the coding sequence ATGAGAAAGCTCTCAGTTTTAATAATCGCCCTTCTGCTCATCGGCTCTATACCACTCATTTCGAGTAAAGCCGTGGAGGAGCCAACCCAGAGGGACGTCTTCCTATATGAATACTTTTCTCAGGTTATTGTCCAGTTTGAGTACTCCCTGAAGTACGCCCTCGTCAACGAGAGCTACGGCCTCGCGCTAGCCAACACCACCTTAAACGAGCTGGAGCTCATCCGCCTGGAGGCCTTATACTATCAGGAAAAGGGCGTCGACTCCAAGGTCATGGAAGTCTTCCCCCCTTTCTACGAGTTCTCTCGGAATCTCGTAACCATCAATGAGCTCCTGCTGGAGTTCCATAAAACCCAGAATCCAGCCATTATAGCCGGAATCAAGGGCACAGCCCTCAACATGGAGTCCCTTCTGGACGAGATAGACACCCTCGAGCTGATGAACGGGACTGAGGTTCTGAAGTTCAACACCAAAAAGGTTCGAGGGTATCTAAACGAGATAATCGAGAAGGTGAGCTCCGAAAAGCTCCCAAGCGGGAGGTTCGAGATCGGAATCTCGGATTCCGAGCCTATACTCTATCAGAGGGTTACCATCTTCGGCTCCTGTCCCGGCAACGGCACCGTTACGGTGGTCATCACCGGGAAGAACTTCACGTCATTCATCATAGTCAATCCCCAAAACGGGCTTTTCTCCGCCAACTACAGGTTTAAGGAGCTCGGGACGTACACGATATACGCCACTCAGGGAGGGATGAAATCAAACACGCTCAACGTGACCGTGGGAAAGATACCCTCCCTCTTTTTGGTGGAAAGCGTGTACAGCACCTTCCTGAACCAGACTCTTGTGTTGTCGGGCAGGCTCGTTGACTACTACGGCCACCCTCTTGAGGGAAGGGAGATAACGGTTGGAGACGAAACGCTCGTTACTGGCCCCGATGGAGGCTTTGCAAAGAGCTACTACTCCTCCAAGGCCGTGACGTTCCAGGTACCGCTGAGATTCGCCGGCGATGGAACCCACACCGGAACCTCAGAGATAGTCACGGTTGAGTTCAGGCGCTTCCCGGTTACGATAACCCTCAACGGGCCAGGTGAGATAACCCTCGGCCAAAGGGTTACCTTCACCGGAAAGACTGAGCCGGATATAGCGCTCCCCCTTACAGTATATGTGAACGACACCCCCCAGTTCAGCATTGGGGCCGAGAACGGAACCTTTTCCTTCACAGTAGAGCCCCAGAGCCCCGGCCAGCTGAGGGTCTACGTTGCCTTCGCTGGCAGCGAGGTGTATGATAGAGCTACCTCCAACGTCGTGGTGCTCAACGTCGTCCCGCCGGAGAACATGCTCCCAAGGTACATAGCGATAGCCCTCCTCTCCCTGCTACTCGCGCTGGCCATCGTTATTGTGAGGAGAAGGGAGAGAAAGACAATTTCTCCGGCACCGCAGAGAGTCGCTGAGGCTGTTCCTGTGAAGCATGAAGTTATCCGGGAAGAGAAAATACCCGAGGACGTCGGTGAGGCTTATAAGCTCCTAAGGGAAAAGCTAAAGGATAGGTTTGGGATAAGCGAGAGCCTGACCCCGAGGGAAGTCTTAAGGATCCTCCGCGACTGGGAGTTCTACACTGACCTGGAGGCGGTAACGAGGCTCCACGAGAAGGCCGTCTACGGTGAAATTTCCCTGAGCGAGGAAGAGCTGAGAGAGTTCAGGGAGAGGCTGGAGAAGCTCTTGCGGGGTGGAAGCGGTGAATAA
- a CDS encoding NAD-dependent epimerase/dehydratase family protein encodes MKVLVTGGAGFIGSHLVDRLMELGYEVRVLDDLSAGSLDNIGRWLNHERFEFIKGDMRNMKTVEKAVDGVDIVFHLAANPEVRIGSQSPELLYETNVVITYNLLEAMRKTGVKYLVFTSSSTVYGDAEVIPTPEDYAPLEPISVYGGAKLAAEALISGYAHTFDFKALVFRLANIIGERSNHGVIYDFINKLRENPEELEILGDGTQRKSYLHVSDTVEGMLHIFEHFKSEGKTYDVYNLGNDDWITVKEIAEIVSEEMELKPAFKFTGGVDGGRGWKGDVKFMRLSIEKAKKTGWRPRLNSYEAVWRTVRELLATV; translated from the coding sequence ATGAAGGTTCTCGTCACGGGCGGTGCGGGGTTCATAGGCTCTCACCTTGTGGACAGGCTCATGGAGCTCGGGTACGAGGTCAGGGTTCTTGACGATTTAAGCGCCGGGAGCTTGGACAACATTGGGCGCTGGCTGAACCACGAGAGGTTCGAGTTCATCAAAGGGGACATGAGGAACATGAAAACCGTGGAGAAGGCCGTTGACGGTGTTGATATTGTTTTTCACTTGGCCGCCAATCCGGAGGTCAGGATCGGCTCCCAGAGCCCGGAGCTCCTCTACGAGACCAACGTCGTCATAACCTACAACCTTCTTGAAGCGATGAGAAAAACCGGGGTCAAATACTTGGTTTTCACCTCATCATCAACGGTCTACGGCGACGCTGAGGTTATCCCTACTCCCGAAGACTACGCCCCACTCGAGCCGATAAGCGTCTACGGCGGGGCGAAGCTCGCGGCTGAAGCTCTGATAAGCGGATACGCCCACACCTTCGACTTCAAAGCTCTCGTCTTCAGGCTGGCCAACATCATAGGCGAGCGCTCCAACCACGGCGTAATATACGACTTCATCAACAAGCTCAGGGAGAACCCGGAAGAGCTGGAAATCCTCGGCGACGGAACCCAGAGGAAGAGCTACCTCCACGTGAGCGACACCGTCGAGGGCATGCTCCATATATTTGAGCACTTTAAGAGCGAAGGCAAGACCTATGATGTCTACAACCTTGGGAACGACGACTGGATTACAGTTAAAGAGATAGCTGAGATAGTGAGCGAGGAGATGGAGCTGAAGCCGGCCTTCAAGTTCACGGGTGGCGTTGACGGCGGCCGCGGCTGGAAGGGCGACGTCAAGTTCATGCGCCTGAGCATAGAGAAGGCGAAGAAAACCGGATGGAGGCCGAGGCTGAACAGCTACGAGGCGGTATGGAGAACCGTGAGGGAGCTGCTGGCGACTGTTTAG
- a CDS encoding sugar phosphate nucleotidyltransferase, producing the protein MKVLIMAGGYATRLWPITKDNPKALLPVGNKVILDYILEKVEGLSLETYISTNRFFEMHFRPYAEKKGLSLIVEDTLHEEEKLGTMGAMKRAVEELGLDDYLVISGDNLFSFSLADFLRAYDGKPLIAVYDVGDLELAKRYGVVVLEGDRVISFQEKPAEPKSTLVSTGVYVFPRRVMEKIDEYLSNGNRDSPGYFIQWLLEKGEDIRAYRFSEYWYDIGSADSYLEALKTLLRESHVEEIQISPYAKIIPPVVIKRGAKILGRSIIGPYAYIGEECVIENSDISDSIIFRRTIIRNSTIWRSIIDEKCEIRNLELRKSLVGGHAKIQRGE; encoded by the coding sequence ATGAAGGTCCTAATAATGGCCGGTGGCTACGCAACGAGACTCTGGCCGATAACCAAGGATAATCCCAAGGCCCTCCTTCCCGTTGGGAACAAGGTGATACTCGACTACATCCTGGAGAAGGTCGAGGGACTCAGCCTCGAAACCTACATATCGACCAACAGGTTCTTTGAGATGCACTTCCGTCCCTACGCCGAGAAGAAAGGATTGAGCCTTATCGTTGAGGACACCCTCCATGAGGAGGAGAAGCTGGGCACGATGGGGGCCATGAAGAGGGCCGTCGAGGAGCTTGGCTTAGATGACTATCTCGTCATATCGGGGGACAACCTCTTCTCCTTCAGCTTGGCCGACTTCCTCAGGGCCTACGACGGGAAGCCACTCATAGCGGTATACGACGTCGGTGACTTGGAGCTGGCCAAGCGCTACGGTGTGGTCGTTCTTGAAGGCGACAGGGTCATTTCCTTCCAGGAGAAGCCGGCAGAGCCGAAGTCTACCCTCGTCAGCACTGGAGTTTACGTCTTCCCGAGAAGGGTGATGGAGAAAATCGACGAGTACCTCTCCAACGGAAACAGGGATTCACCCGGCTACTTCATCCAGTGGCTCCTGGAGAAGGGTGAGGACATCAGGGCCTACCGCTTCTCCGAGTACTGGTACGATATCGGAAGTGCGGACAGCTACCTGGAGGCCCTCAAGACTCTCCTCCGGGAGAGCCACGTCGAGGAGATACAGATAAGCCCCTACGCCAAGATAATCCCGCCGGTGGTAATAAAGCGCGGCGCGAAGATACTGGGCAGGTCGATAATAGGCCCCTACGCCTACATAGGCGAGGAGTGCGTCATCGAGAACTCCGACATCAGCGACTCGATAATTTTCCGTAGAACCATAATCAGGAACTCGACGATATGGCGCTCCATCATCGATGAGAAGTGCGAGATAAGGAACCTAGAGCTGAGAAAGAGCCTCGTCGGGGGTCATGCGAAGATACAGAGGGGCGAGTGA